In the genome of Quercus robur chromosome 3, dhQueRobu3.1, whole genome shotgun sequence, one region contains:
- the LOC126717994 gene encoding DNA repair RAD52-like protein 2, chloroplastic, translating to MAVQSITTTPTTNLFLTKSKSATLSFTSKCNDSLVVVGIGGQRRRTPILCATNNNSSSSSNESSSSSKKSGGGGAVPNSNYVVPLDKSFTSTNSSCITRPLVEILRDLNKRIPDNIIKSSDDDHTSFATFIPWYHANRMLSFYAPGWCGEIRDVIFSDNGGVTVVYRVTIRGSDGEAYRESTGTVSPGDGHIVDPVAEAEEIAFCRACARFGLGLYLYHKE from the exons atgGCTGTGCAAAGCATTACTACTACTCCTACTACCAATCTTTTCCTCACCAAATCGAAATCGGCAACGCTGTCTTTTACCTCAAAATGCAATGATTCTTTAGTTGTTGTAGGAATTGGAGGTCAGAGGAGGAGAACACCAATTTTATGTGCTACCAACAACAATAGCAGTAGCAGCAGCAATGAAAGTAGCAGCAGCAGCAAGAAAAGTGGAGGAGGAGGTGCAGTGCCGAATTCGAATTATGTGGTTCCACTTGACAAATCATTTACATCAACAAACTCATCTTGCATCACTCGCCCTCTTGTTGAGATCCTCAGAGACCTCAACAAGAGGATTCCTGACAATATCATCAAATCCTCTGATGATGATCACACTTCCTTCGCCACTTTCATCCCCtg GTACCATGCTAATCGGATGTTGAGCTTCTATGCCCCTG GATGGTGTGGAGAGATACGTGATGTTATATTCTCTGACAATGGAGGTGTGACTGTGGTGTATCGTGTCACCATACGTGGATCTGATGGAGAG GCTTACCGTGAATCAACTGGGACAGTATCACCTGGTGATGGCCACATTGTGGATCCAGTTGCTGAAGCAGAGGAAATAGCATTCTGCAGAGCGTGTGCCCGGTTTGGCCTTGGCTTGTATCTCTATCACAAAGAATAG